A region from the Methanobacterium sp. genome encodes:
- the rrp4 gene encoding exosome complex RNA-binding protein Rrp4 yields the protein MIFVEDKNLVVPGDVLADDEYHTGRGTFRDGNKICSSLVGLVAVRDKKISVIPLQSKYIPKRGDVVIGEITDIRFSMWNLDINSPYSGFLPASDVFGKEKRDLNKAFDVGDVLFLRVVDVDEVKKVKLGLKGRGLGKFRGGILIYITPTKVPRLIGKKGSMINMIKDETKCDIIVGQNGVVWVKGEPEMERVAEKVINMIEDQAHTSGLTDRVRNMLYELLGKEIEEEKEDVEEEVPEPDIEE from the coding sequence GTGATATTTGTAGAAGATAAAAACTTAGTAGTTCCTGGAGATGTTCTTGCTGATGATGAATATCATACAGGAAGAGGAACATTTAGGGACGGTAATAAAATATGTTCATCTCTCGTTGGATTAGTTGCAGTAAGGGACAAAAAAATCAGCGTAATACCCTTACAGAGCAAATACATCCCTAAAAGAGGAGATGTGGTTATTGGTGAAATTACTGATATAAGATTTTCCATGTGGAACTTAGATATTAATTCACCGTATTCCGGATTTTTACCCGCCTCAGATGTTTTTGGAAAAGAAAAAAGAGACCTGAATAAGGCATTTGATGTTGGTGATGTTCTCTTTTTAAGAGTTGTTGATGTTGATGAAGTAAAAAAAGTAAAATTGGGTTTAAAAGGACGAGGACTCGGTAAATTCAGAGGTGGAATCTTAATTTATATTACCCCAACTAAAGTACCGCGACTTATAGGTAAAAAAGGATCCATGATCAACATGATTAAAGATGAAACAAAATGTGACATTATTGTTGGTCAAAACGGCGTGGTATGGGTAAAGGGAGAACCTGAAATGGAAAGGGTTGCAGAAAAAGTAATTAACATGATAGAAGACCAGGCCCACACCTCAGGATTAACAGACAGAGTAAGAAACATGCTTTATGAACTTCTTGGTAAAGAAATCGAAGAAGAAAAAGAAGATGTAGAAGAAGAAGTCCCTGAACCAGACATAGAAGAATAA